The Rhodohalobacter sp. SW132 DNA segment GTTCGATCTCTTACTGACTCTATTTGCACGAATAAAGATAATTGGATTGCTATTCGGAAGAATACGGAGCTGTAAGCATATATGAGAAAACATTTAGGCAATACACACTTTAAAGGAATAATTATGAGTAAAATGCCTGATCGAATACCCGCACGGAAACTGTCCGATATCACACTTCCGGATGATACCTATAATGCTGATTTTCAGTTGACTGATAGGTACCAAGCGTTCTCAACAGAATTGATTCGTTTTTCATTGTTCGGTATTGCAGGTTACGGATTCTTGATAGCTAACGTTGTAGTTAAATCCGATGAACACCTAAAGACATTTACTGAACAAGCTGCTCTGCTAGGTGCGGGAATAGTTTTCTTAGGGTTGGCTATGGCACTTGCTTTGGCATATCGTTTCTTCTCGACCGGCTGTCTTGCTTATCAAATATCTATTCTGCGCACTCTTACGCGTCTGGAAAACCCTCACTGGACGGCTGAGGAGCTGGAAGCCAGTGAACAAAGGCTTAACAGAGAGCGCAAAGAACAGCTCCGTACATTAAGGTTTTGTCACAGGTGTTTGATGGCTTCCGTTGCATCACTTGTAGGAGGTGCAGTGTGTGTAGTCTATGTTTTTGCGGCTGTTCTTTTTGGCATCGCCTAATCAAGTAGTTGGCTCCGCCCAAGTTTGAGCGGGTGCGCCCCTCACACTAACCACCGCACAGGGCCCCAACCCTTACCTTAAGAATTCCACCCTCAAGATTTATGACTTACATTCCTGTAAGCCAAGGCACCCATGTTGGGCACACACAATACCTATAAACAATAGCGCCCATCAGGACGCTACTGTTTATAGCCAAACAGTTTAAATAATCTCGAATCCTAAATCATAAAACGCAGTATAACTTCTTCAAAAAACTCATTTGTCAAGACCCAAAAGTTGCCCCACCGTTAATCAACGTTATCATTAAATCTCATCAGAATACTGACTTCTATCGACTCCATCTCCTTCAACAAGTAATCAATCCACTCTTCCAACTTAGCAACTATCACTATCAAATCAAGCGCACTCTCCCAGCTCATATTTCCCTTTAAAAAATCATGAATCCTTCTTGTCGTTCTCTCTTTATATGACATAGGCTCAGTTTCTGGGTATAAGAAGTATGAAGGCCGTAGTAGCTTAAGGATTGCTCAATCCGGCAAATAACAGAAGCGTGTCAGTATGTTGTCACTCGCGTTGTTTATACTGCGCCAGATACACGTTACGCTTCTTAAATCAAACACATAAAAAAAGGAGTAAATATGAAAGAAGGTTTATCAGAGATCATTTGTATCATTGACGCTTCAGGCTCGATGAAACTCATAAAAAATGACGCGATTGGAGGCTTTATCTCGTTTCTTGATGAGCAAAAAAAGCTGCCTGGAGACGCAACATTGACGCTCATTCAGTTTAACACGGATTACGACGTTATTCACGAAAACAAACCTCTGAGTGAGGTTAATCCCATCCGAGACAAAGACTACATACCGACGGGAAGTACAGCGTTGCTGGACGCAGTAGGCAAAGCAATAGATTCAACAGGTCGACGGTTGGCCAGTACTTCAGAAGAGCACAGACCTGAAAAAGTTATTGTCGCTATTTTGACTGATGGAGAAGAAAACGCAAGTACGTCCTATGATTTACCAACGATCAAAGACATGATACGTCATCAGAAGGAGAAGTACTCATGGGAGTTTATTTTCCTGGGAGCCAATCAGGATTCGTTTGCAGAAGCGGCAAAAATAGGCATTGAATCAAAAGACACCATAAACTTTGCGGCAACAGATGATGGAATCAGAACGGCTTATAGCGAGATGAGCAACAGTATTACTACATATAGAAAAAAGTAGAATTCCATCTTAAGAGGCTTCAGGCTTAACAGCTTGAAGCCTTATAATAATATGGGTCATACAAAAAACATGAACCTTGATGTTTTTTTTCATGTATTTGAGGAAGGTTTTGCAGAACTGGGCTTTTGCCCAATCACGGGGTTGTCGGTTAAATTAAATCTTCAAATAATGACTTATATGATGTGGTTTCAATATATGATGTGGTTTCAATCTCTCTTTGGCCCTGACCTTGAAAAACCTCTTTCAATAAAAAAAGCTGCCCAGAGTTAACAAGGCAGCTTTTAGATCGGGGATTTTAAACTACTGAATCACTTCATTTGTGATATGAACCAAACCGTTAGATGCCCGTATATCTCCCTCGGTAATCTCTATCCCGAGTGCGGGCCCAGCATCGGCAGCCTCAACTTCACTCTGAAAAAGATGACCAACTACGAGATTTTGCAGTCTGTCGCTATCTTGTCGAATCTGCTCCAGATCATCACCAAGATTTTCAAACGCCTGATCTGTCGGAGCGATGATGGTGTAGGGCCCCTGATCGGCAATTGCATCACCAAGGTTAGTCTCATTCAGTAATTCAGCGAATATTGTGTGATTTTCGCTGGCTTCAACAACTTCTACTACGGTTTTATCTTGTGCAGTAGCGCTGTTTGTAGTAAGCGCAAACGTGAAAATAAGCGCGAAAATAGAGAGTACTGAGAAATACTTCTTCATAGACTTCATAATGGATTTGTTTGGTTTTACGGTTCGAGAGACAATATCAACTATCTCTATTCTGTATATCTTTACCAATTTCTCATATTTACTGTAGATGAATTTGTTCCAAAATATTTTTTTAGATTTAATTGTATCCAGTAAATAGTACAGATATTAGAGGCTTTGAAATATGTTCAATTTCTCATTTTTTTATTTAGAGTCTCGTTCTTTTTATCTACTGTAGATTATGGCTGTTTTAAAGCAACTTAACGACCGATTTGAGACTGTATGGCCGCTCATAGGCATACTCTATCCATCAGATGGCCTTTGCCAGGCTTACTACAAAAAGGCTATAATACCTTCAGGCCAACGAAATCTTAAAAACTGAATCCTTTGTGTTGTAATCAATAATCTTAATCCATTCAGCAAGCTGTCGCCTCCATTGATAAGGTAGATTGTGCCCCATTAAGGATTAGATTGCCAATGTTTAGTTCAATTTTAGATAGAATGACCACCAAATATTTCGAATATTGTGGCATTTACTATCGTGGTCTACGGTTCTGCAATTATGTTTCCGAATTTCTCAGTTACCAATAAATATACTGAGTACAAAAATGAGCAAGAGGTGATTCTATTTCTGATCTCTTAGCTATTTTTAATGGATTTCAATTAGCTGGTATAAATTAGGTTCGTACTATAGTCAACAGGTTCAGCGGAATGGGGATAGACTATGATAAAACTTATGCCCGGCTTATCTGAAGCCATGGTTCTGGGTACAAGGTTTGTTCCATATGCCCAGCCGTATGTGCCCGACCTTTTGTTGGTAACAATAAGCAGGTCCGAATTCTGTAGATCTTGCAACACATGGGTCATTAACAGATCAAATTTTTCAAATTTTTCAAATTTAATATCCAGTGAAGGGGAAAGAAGATCTACATTATGGCTGATCTGATCTTCATCTTCTGATAAGTGATAAATCTCAAGAGGAGTATTCAGATTTTCTGCCAGCCTCACAATATTGCCAAACAGATGTAAAAAAGTTTTCCCTACGGCTTTTTTGGGAGGAATGACCAAACGAATTTTCTCGAATGTTGAAATAGGTTGATCGAATTTACAGACAAATATTTGTTGATTTGATGTTTGAATCAATTGATCCACCACGCTTCCAAATACTTTCATGGGAGTCGTTATTTCACCATTCCAGCCAATAACTATATCGGTGATCGCATGTTTTTCTGCTGCCAGGTGAATCCCTTCAGCAATATTAAGATTGGTTTCAATGACCGGGTTGGCTGCACTGTTGACGGCGTGTATATGATGGCTGGCCGTATCCAGTATTTTTTGTGCTCTTTCTCTTTGGGAAGCCGCATCTACGTATGTGTTAATCACGGAAAGTGGATAAATCGGATTGCTGCCCTTAATCCTTAAGTTAGCCGCAAACTCAATCAACCGATCAGACGTAACCGGGTTTGAAATCGGTACCATAATCCGCTGATTGACTTTTGGCTTTGCATCTGAGCCGTCACTGATGTCGTCAGTAAGTTTATGACCAAACTTTTCAACAACTATCGGGCCAATAATACACGTAACCAATATCATCATAATGGCGCCATTTAACACTTCTTCTCCGATTAGTCCGACCTCCATCCCAACAAATACTGCTGCCAGGGTTGCCGCAGCCTGGGAATTGGTTAACCCGAATATTACCCAGGCCTGGTCATTAGAAAAATT contains these protein-coding regions:
- a CDS encoding cation:proton antiporter produces the protein MTFSVISIASEPILAFAILLLIILFVPLVFQKINLPGIVGLLLAGTIVGPKGFGLIEAAGVIDVLGKVGLLYLMFLAGLEINLDQFKKEKKNTFVFGALTFLIPQTLGTLIFYWMGYSLPASLLIASMFASHTLVAYPIISRLGLMKEKSVSAAVGGTIITDTVALLVLAVVARSVEGDLDMMFWVTLTGLFSIYLAFMFIVLPKASFRFFQYVGEKGRFTYVYVIGMMLIAAWLAEVIGIEAIVGAFLAGLSFNRLLSNKGPLKNRVEFFGDAFFIPLFLIFVGMQVDIAVLTGSTDVWIIMGVMTATVVITKWMAAFASAKILNFSNDQAWVIFGLTNSQAAATLAAVFVGMEVGLIGEEVLNGAIMMILVTCIIGPIVVEKFGHKLTDDISDGSDAKPKVNQRIMVPISNPVTSDRLIEFAANLRIKGSNPIYPLSVINTYVDAASQRERAQKILDTASHHIHAVNSAANPVIETNLNIAEGIHLAAEKHAITDIVIGWNGEITTPMKVFGSVVDQLIQTSNQQIFVCKFDQPISTFEKIRLVIPPKKAVGKTFLHLFGNIVRLAENLNTPLEIYHLSEDEDQISHNVDLLSPSLDIKFEKFEKFDLLMTHVLQDLQNSDLLIVTNKRSGTYGWAYGTNLVPRTMASDKPGISFIIVYPHSAEPVDYSTNLIYTS
- a CDS encoding vWA domain-containing protein, with the translated sequence MKEGLSEIICIIDASGSMKLIKNDAIGGFISFLDEQKKLPGDATLTLIQFNTDYDVIHENKPLSEVNPIRDKDYIPTGSTALLDAVGKAIDSTGRRLASTSEEHRPEKVIVAILTDGEENASTSYDLPTIKDMIRHQKEKYSWEFIFLGANQDSFAEAAKIGIESKDTINFAATDDGIRTAYSEMSNSITTYRKK
- a CDS encoding fasciclin domain-containing protein, producing MKSMKKYFSVLSIFALIFTFALTTNSATAQDKTVVEVVEASENHTIFAELLNETNLGDAIADQGPYTIIAPTDQAFENLGDDLEQIRQDSDRLQNLVVGHLFQSEVEAADAGPALGIEITEGDIRASNGLVHITNEVIQ